In a single window of the Alphaproteobacteria bacterium LSUCC0684 genome:
- a CDS encoding M48 family metallopeptidase encodes MFASIFGKTKPATEWCQFTIGGELYEVCWRRRRNARKLTMRWQNKGLQITSPHGVTAKVIENFIIENRHWIRAEKERLNHLARIPSSDLCDADGETPVIFFRGEPTTVKLMHNPGQKGKSRITVEDGNLIIHLPYESRLNPSRVLENWLKSMAKEAIQEELASILPELGEKPVQISIRDQKSRWGSCSTRRRMSFNWRLIMAPTLSLRYVVIHEAAHLHHHDHSPHFWHLVEKIMPDYRTHQHWLKQNQIALFTDINTRLLKLTPEGQPTS; translated from the coding sequence ATGTTCGCCTCGATTTTTGGAAAAACCAAACCTGCAACCGAATGGTGTCAATTTACCATAGGTGGTGAATTATACGAAGTATGCTGGCGACGACGTCGTAACGCACGCAAACTGACCATGCGCTGGCAAAATAAGGGGCTACAGATCACATCTCCACACGGTGTTACTGCGAAAGTGATTGAAAATTTCATCATTGAAAACAGGCACTGGATCAGAGCAGAAAAGGAGAGGTTGAACCATCTTGCCCGCATCCCCTCCTCTGATCTGTGTGACGCCGATGGAGAAACCCCCGTTATATTCTTTCGTGGTGAGCCCACGACTGTCAAACTCATGCATAACCCGGGGCAAAAGGGGAAAAGCCGAATTACTGTTGAAGACGGAAATCTTATAATTCATCTGCCGTATGAAAGCCGCCTCAACCCCTCGCGCGTACTGGAAAACTGGCTGAAATCCATGGCCAAGGAGGCCATTCAAGAAGAACTGGCAAGTATTCTTCCAGAACTGGGCGAAAAACCTGTGCAAATTTCCATTCGCGATCAAAAATCCCGCTGGGGAAGTTGTTCGACCAGACGCCGAATGTCATTCAACTGGCGGTTAATCATGGCACCAACCTTATCGCTTCGATATGTCGTTATTCATGAAGCGGCGCATTTGCACCATCACGATCACTCACCTCATTTCTGGCATCTTGTCGAGAAAATCATGCCTGATTATCGTACCCACCAGCACTGGCTGAAGCAGAACCAGATTGCCCTTTTCACTGATATCAACACACGCCTGCTGAAATTAACACCAGAAGGCCAACCGACCTCCTGA
- a CDS encoding ABC transporter substrate-binding protein produces MTVACAAAAFSPAAQADDLTLCWAAWDPANALIELSKDFEAKSGHNMSFEFVPWPNFADRMLNELNSGGKLCDLMIGDSQWIGLGAEAGHYIKLNDFFDANGISMGDFIPATVTGYSEWPKGTPNYWALPAFGDVVGWTYRKDWFNRADLKAEFKGKYGRDLDVPKTLAELKDIAEFFQGREIDGKTVYGAAIYTERGSEGITMGVTNALYNYGFEYNNPNKPYDLDGFVNSDGAVAGLEYYKALYDCCTPPGSSDWYMSENIDAYKSGQVALQMNFAFIWPGVHADPNVGGDKSGYFPNPAGPGGHFAQLGGQGISVVSYSDSQKAALEYIQWFAQPQIQKKWWELGGYSALRAVVEDPGFASSQPYAQTFLDSMAIVKDFWAEPSYASLLLPMQDRIHKYVIAGEGTAKEALDALVKDWKEVFEDEGKL; encoded by the coding sequence ATGACGGTGGCTTGTGCGGCCGCAGCGTTCTCACCAGCAGCGCAGGCAGATGACCTGACCTTGTGCTGGGCGGCGTGGGACCCTGCCAATGCCCTGATTGAACTATCCAAGGATTTTGAGGCAAAATCCGGCCACAATATGAGCTTTGAGTTCGTGCCATGGCCAAACTTTGCCGACCGGATGCTGAACGAGCTCAACTCGGGCGGCAAACTCTGTGATCTTATGATTGGCGACAGTCAGTGGATCGGCCTTGGTGCAGAAGCTGGTCATTACATCAAGCTGAACGACTTTTTCGATGCCAATGGTATTTCGATGGGCGACTTTATCCCGGCAACCGTCACCGGTTATTCGGAATGGCCGAAGGGAACACCCAATTACTGGGCCCTGCCGGCATTTGGCGATGTCGTGGGTTGGACCTACCGTAAGGACTGGTTCAACCGGGCTGATCTGAAGGCAGAGTTCAAGGGCAAATACGGGCGCGATCTTGATGTGCCCAAGACGCTGGCCGAACTCAAGGACATTGCCGAGTTTTTCCAGGGACGGGAAATCGACGGCAAGACGGTCTATGGCGCCGCAATCTATACCGAGCGTGGCTCCGAAGGGATCACCATGGGGGTGACCAACGCACTTTATAACTACGGCTTCGAATACAACAATCCGAACAAGCCATACGATCTCGATGGCTTCGTCAACTCGGATGGGGCAGTTGCCGGCCTTGAATATTACAAGGCACTTTATGATTGCTGCACGCCTCCAGGTTCATCCGACTGGTATATGTCCGAGAATATCGACGCCTACAAATCAGGACAGGTTGCGTTGCAGATGAACTTTGCTTTTATCTGGCCAGGTGTTCATGCCGACCCGAATGTCGGCGGCGACAAGTCAGGCTACTTCCCTAATCCAGCCGGTCCGGGCGGGCATTTTGCCCAGCTGGGAGGCCAGGGCATATCTGTTGTATCCTATTCGGATAGCCAGAAAGCTGCGCTGGAATATATCCAGTGGTTTGCTCAGCCGCAGATTCAAAAGAAATGGTGGGAGTTGGGCGGCTATTCTGCCCTGCGCGCCGTGGTTGAAGACCCAGGTTTTGCATCCAGCCAACCTTATGCGCAGACCTTCCTCGATTCCATGGCAATCGTGAAGGATTTCTGGGCTGAACCATCCTATGCTTCGCTGCTGCTGCCCATGCAGGATCGTATCCACAAATACGTCATTGCTGGTGAAGGCACCGCCAAGGAAGCGCTTGATGCACTGGTTAAGGACTGGAAGGAAGTCTTCGAGGACGAAGGCAAACTCTAG
- a CDS encoding EamA family transporter, translating to MILGIALALLAGVSLGCITSFASLSYNHGIEPLSLILLRGLVATLVMIGASRVLGEPIFQDRRGMGFALRQGIALSMVGFGYMSAVAYISPGLAVAILYLFPMLVLVADSLRIKAIPPLMTIIAFSIALAGIITCVGVGGPIAPEGIMLALLASLGMAAFLLISADASRHGYGGGIAVWGNIIIILISGLAILWRYFSADVAISLPEDSIGLTATIAASLLYALGVMFSVLAVRHAPASLVALVMNIEPIITLLAARVLVEEHLTSIQYFGMVAAVAGIMLGSWAYSGNKSTLPHISGNQT from the coding sequence ATGATACTTGGAATCGCACTTGCCCTGCTGGCTGGAGTTTCCCTGGGCTGCATCACCAGTTTTGCATCACTTTCATATAATCATGGAATAGAGCCCTTGAGCCTGATCCTGCTCCGGGGACTTGTTGCTACACTTGTCATGATAGGTGCAAGCCGAGTCCTAGGTGAGCCGATTTTTCAGGATAGAAGAGGCATGGGTTTTGCCCTCAGGCAAGGAATTGCCTTGTCCATGGTTGGGTTTGGTTATATGAGCGCGGTTGCCTATATCTCCCCAGGGCTTGCGGTGGCAATTCTCTACCTTTTTCCAATGCTTGTGCTTGTTGCCGATAGCCTGAGGATCAAGGCCATTCCACCTTTGATGACGATAATTGCTTTTAGTATTGCGCTTGCAGGCATCATCACCTGTGTGGGCGTGGGCGGGCCTATTGCTCCTGAAGGTATTATGCTGGCTCTGCTAGCTTCCCTTGGGATGGCCGCCTTCCTGTTGATCAGCGCTGATGCCTCACGCCATGGGTATGGTGGCGGAATTGCGGTCTGGGGAAATATCATCATTATTCTGATTTCCGGACTAGCAATATTATGGAGATATTTTTCGGCGGATGTTGCAATCAGCCTGCCGGAAGATTCCATCGGCCTTACCGCCACGATCGCGGCCTCACTGCTCTACGCCCTGGGTGTCATGTTTTCAGTCCTGGCTGTGCGACATGCACCTGCATCCCTGGTTGCACTCGTCATGAATATCGAGCCGATTATCACTCTCCTGGCGGCGCGGGTTTTGGTGGAAGAACATCTCACCAGTATACAGTATTTCGGGATGGTTGCCGCGGTGGCTGGTATTATGCTTGGAAGCTGGGCCTATAGCGGAAATAAATCCACCCTCCCACATATATCAGGAAATCAGACCTGA
- the pcaD gene encoding 3-oxoadipate enol-lactonase: MSKTTFANGININYHLDDQIKGDATAPVVMLSNSLMSAYGMWDDQITALTDYFQVLRYDTRGHGRTDAPEGPYSIELFVDDAIALLDNLEIEQVHFVGLSMGGFIGQLIAVRHPERILSLTLCDTACVMPPPSLWDDRIQIAERDGIEALIEATLGRWFTAPFRQRDPEAIQKIIDMIRATPVKGYINCARAIRDMNQCAMLKDIKAPTNIIVGDCDPACPVSAAETLKAGIKGSRMVILKDAAHLPNIEKRDEFNEAFVGFLKDQILT; encoded by the coding sequence ATGTCAAAGACAACCTTTGCGAACGGCATAAATATCAACTACCACCTTGACGACCAGATAAAAGGTGATGCCACAGCGCCTGTGGTCATGCTCAGCAACAGCCTCATGTCCGCCTACGGAATGTGGGATGATCAGATCACGGCGCTTACTGATTATTTTCAGGTACTTCGCTACGACACGCGTGGTCATGGCAGGACAGATGCACCGGAAGGCCCATATTCAATTGAACTCTTTGTTGATGATGCGATCGCACTTCTGGATAATCTGGAAATCGAACAAGTGCATTTTGTCGGCCTTTCGATGGGCGGCTTTATAGGCCAACTCATTGCCGTCAGACATCCGGAACGCATCCTTTCCCTGACCTTGTGCGATACCGCCTGTGTCATGCCGCCACCATCTCTGTGGGATGACCGCATACAAATAGCGGAACGTGACGGGATAGAAGCTCTTATTGAAGCAACGCTGGGGCGATGGTTCACCGCGCCGTTCCGGCAACGCGATCCTGAGGCTATTCAAAAAATCATCGACATGATCAGGGCAACACCGGTCAAGGGATACATAAATTGCGCCAGAGCCATCCGCGACATGAACCAGTGTGCAATGCTCAAAGATATCAAGGCCCCGACCAATATCATTGTTGGAGACTGTGACCCGGCCTGCCCGGTCAGTGCGGCCGAAACACTTAAGGCTGGCATAAAAGGATCACGGATGGTTATTCTGAAAGATGCCGCACATTTGCCAAATATTGAAAAAAGGGACGAGTTCAACGAAGCTTTCGTTGGTTTCCTTAAGGATCAGATCTTGACGTGA
- a CDS encoding HIT family protein, translating into MVAIDKRIENTSLLIGHVKFCQLRLVQDQRYFWLLIIPEKEGLVEWHDLNDSEVVFVSKLIHHCSAELKRATNAVKINIGAIGNIVPMLHIHIVARQTGDPAWPEPVWGRGQATKMSLTEEAWRAAVVKDIIKRFSNE; encoded by the coding sequence ATGGTTGCCATTGATAAACGCATCGAAAACACAAGCCTATTAATAGGCCATGTGAAATTCTGTCAGCTAAGACTGGTGCAGGATCAGCGGTATTTCTGGCTACTTATCATTCCTGAGAAGGAGGGGTTGGTGGAATGGCATGATTTGAACGACAGCGAGGTAGTCTTTGTCAGCAAGTTGATTCATCACTGCTCTGCTGAATTGAAGCGGGCGACCAATGCCGTCAAGATCAATATCGGGGCAATCGGAAATATCGTACCAATGCTTCATATTCATATTGTTGCGCGGCAGACTGGCGACCCGGCCTGGCCAGAACCTGTCTGGGGCCGAGGTCAGGCAACAAAGATGAGCCTGACCGAAGAGGCATGGAGAGCTGCTGTCGTCAAAGATATCATCAAAAGATTTTCCAATGAATAA
- a CDS encoding VOC family protein, with the protein MIACSDLAAGIAYIKHTFGVDIPAGGQHHFMGTHNAVMAVGDGIYLEVIAVDPKLPAPPGPRWFGLDTRTLQDRLDVAPVLVHYVLRTDDMAATLAGLDEELLEMLGPATLASRGDLRWKITLNTDGVPPFSGCIPALIEWQGVPPQYGMAFKGPVFGQLKCLYPDAGRLQAWLEMLGAGRLIEDKIIAIESGQPPGLMAEFFYQESKIQV; encoded by the coding sequence GTGATCGCCTGTTCGGATCTTGCCGCAGGGATAGCTTATATAAAACATACATTTGGGGTCGATATCCCAGCAGGTGGCCAGCATCATTTTATGGGCACACATAATGCGGTTATGGCTGTTGGTGACGGAATTTATCTTGAGGTTATTGCCGTAGACCCAAAGCTCCCCGCGCCGCCCGGACCGCGCTGGTTTGGTCTTGATACAAGAACGCTTCAGGACCGATTGGACGTTGCCCCTGTGCTTGTGCATTATGTATTGCGAACGGATGACATGGCCGCAACCCTTGCAGGACTTGATGAGGAATTGCTCGAAATGCTGGGTCCGGCAACCTTGGCGTCCAGAGGAGATCTTCGCTGGAAAATCACACTGAATACAGATGGAGTTCCGCCCTTTTCTGGGTGTATTCCTGCCCTTATCGAATGGCAGGGAGTACCGCCTCAATATGGGATGGCTTTCAAGGGTCCGGTGTTTGGGCAATTGAAATGCCTCTATCCGGATGCGGGCAGACTTCAGGCTTGGCTTGAGATGCTGGGTGCTGGACGTCTTATTGAAGATAAAATAATTGCGATTGAGTCCGGGCAACCTCCCGGTCTTATGGCGGAGTTTTTTTATCAGGAGAGCAAAATTCAGGTCTGA
- a CDS encoding carbohydrate ABC transporter permease, translating to MSSYSITEPSAKQKWIAGALVSIYALITLMPLLWIIATGFKSGADSIAYPPKIAFEPSLEGYVNLFTTQTRQTQDYMEANPPQTWYEQIVHAKGMVIAGPSRFGERFLNSTIIGFGSTFLSVFLGTLAAYAFSRYPVPLKDDLLFFILSTRMMPPIAVAIPIFLMFRAVGLSDTHAGMILLYTAVNLSLSVWLLKGFIDEIPREYEEAALIDGYTRFQAFYKVVLPQAATGIASTAIFCLIFAWNEYAFAVLLTSGTAQTAPPFIPTIIGVAGQDWPAMAAGATIFLLPVMVFTILLRRHLLRGITFGAVRK from the coding sequence ATGAGCAGCTATTCGATCACCGAACCTTCGGCAAAACAAAAATGGATTGCGGGCGCGCTGGTATCGATCTATGCGCTGATCACGTTGATGCCGTTGCTCTGGATTATCGCTACCGGTTTTAAATCCGGCGCTGACTCCATCGCCTATCCTCCCAAAATCGCCTTTGAGCCGTCGCTGGAGGGCTATGTTAACCTCTTCACGACGCAGACACGCCAGACACAAGACTATATGGAAGCGAACCCGCCCCAGACATGGTATGAGCAGATCGTGCATGCAAAAGGCATGGTCATTGCCGGGCCGTCACGATTTGGCGAAAGATTCCTCAATTCGACCATCATCGGGTTTGGTTCGACTTTCCTGTCTGTGTTTCTTGGCACGCTTGCAGCCTATGCCTTCTCCCGCTACCCAGTGCCGCTCAAGGATGATCTGTTGTTTTTCATCCTGTCAACGCGGATGATGCCGCCTATCGCCGTTGCCATCCCGATCTTCCTGATGTTCCGCGCGGTTGGCCTGTCGGATACGCATGCTGGCATGATTCTTCTCTATACCGCGGTCAACCTGTCGCTGTCGGTCTGGCTCCTCAAGGGGTTCATCGACGAAATACCCCGCGAATATGAGGAAGCAGCCCTAATCGATGGATACACGCGTTTCCAGGCTTTTTACAAAGTCGTGCTGCCGCAGGCGGCAACGGGCATCGCCTCAACCGCCATTTTCTGCCTGATATTCGCCTGGAACGAATATGCCTTTGCGGTGCTGCTCACCTCGGGCACTGCACAGACCGCGCCGCCCTTCATCCCGACGATTATCGGGGTGGCCGGGCAGGACTGGCCGGCGATGGCGGCGGGTGCAACCATTTTCCTGTTGCCGGTCATGGTTTTCACCATTCTGCTGCGTCGCCACCTGCTGCGCGGAATAACCTTCGGAGCCGTGCGAAAATGA
- a CDS encoding carbohydrate ABC transporter permease: MVKGVIERTADMTPVAVARKIRGLSDRAIAWIFITPTIMLLLAINIFPLFWTIWLSFTNYRANRPNAEVKWIGLRNYERILTDSDIWLTMQATAHFLVWTLVLQVLIGFALAWLINRKFKGNDLWTTIIVLPMMLSPAVVGNFWTFLYQPQIGLFNYVIAFFTQSDPTSFSMIGDVDLAPWSIIIVDTWMWTPFVMLICLAGLRSIPDYIYEAAECDRATKWRQFWTITVPMVLPFLMLAVLFRGIENFKMFDLVVQLTGGGPGSTTELTSINLKREAFEKWRTGYSSAYAIILFVTVFGLASIYVKALNKVKER, from the coding sequence ATGGTGAAAGGCGTAATTGAGCGAACAGCCGACATGACGCCTGTTGCGGTTGCACGGAAGATCAGAGGGCTTTCAGATCGTGCCATTGCCTGGATCTTCATCACGCCAACAATCATGCTCTTGCTGGCGATCAACATTTTCCCGCTTTTCTGGACCATCTGGCTCAGCTTTACGAATTATCGCGCCAACCGGCCCAATGCCGAGGTCAAATGGATCGGGCTGCGAAATTACGAGCGCATCCTGACCGACAGCGATATCTGGCTGACGATGCAGGCGACCGCGCATTTCCTCGTCTGGACATTGGTCCTGCAGGTGCTGATCGGCTTTGCGCTGGCCTGGTTGATCAACCGGAAATTCAAGGGCAATGATCTGTGGACGACGATCATCGTGTTGCCCATGATGCTGTCGCCGGCAGTGGTGGGCAATTTCTGGACCTTTCTCTATCAGCCCCAGATCGGCCTCTTCAACTATGTGATCGCTTTCTTCACGCAATCTGATCCGACCAGCTTTTCGATGATCGGTGATGTCGATCTGGCTCCCTGGTCCATCATCATTGTTGACACCTGGATGTGGACGCCGTTCGTCATGCTTATCTGTCTTGCCGGGCTGCGCTCAATACCCGACTATATCTATGAAGCCGCCGAATGCGACCGCGCGACGAAATGGCGGCAGTTCTGGACCATCACCGTGCCCATGGTGCTGCCTTTCCTGATGCTGGCGGTGCTTTTCCGGGGCATAGAGAATTTCAAGATGTTCGACCTTGTTGTGCAACTGACGGGCGGCGGCCCCGGTTCCACCACCGAGTTGACGTCAATAAACCTCAAGCGAGAGGCTTTCGAAAAATGGCGCACCGGCTATTCTTCGGCCTATGCCATCATCCTCTTCGTCACCGTGTTCGGCCTTGCGTCGATTTACGTCAAGGCATTGAATAAGGTAAAAGAACGATGA
- a CDS encoding dihydroxyacetone kinase subunit DhaK translates to MNQFINSKETLVTEAIDGMLRHAGGRLARLDGYPHIKVVIRNDWDRSRVALVSGGGSGHEPSHAGFVGEGMLTAAVCGEVFASPSVDAVLAGILAVTGPAGCLLIVKNYTGDRLNFGLAAERARAFGLKVNMVIVDDDIALPDLPQARGVAGTLFVHKIAGMLAEQGADLDTITETARRVINGTASIGMSLDSCTVPGNKKDNRIPEDKAELGLGIHGEPGIEQVDFRDAKTAIAMVAERLAASIGPGPHAALVNNLGSTTPLEMSVLVEELMKSQISKQIRWVIGPAPLMTSLDMRGFSISLLPVSKSDEAALAAPVGCAAWPGCNAVGDIDLQPLPDGLAPIAPMPSKNTANSAFIEKCCHLFIAAEDDLNALDQKSGDGDTGSTLATASRALLDALERLPQADITQLYRAIGQELSQAMGGSSGVLLAIFFAAAGDASANGEDMLGSLKAGLARIQEVGGAKPGDRTMIDALAPALESFSQGLAAAARAAREGADTTAMIGRARAGRASYISEDKLVGHNDPGAEAVARLFEHLAKG, encoded by the coding sequence ATGAATCAGTTTATCAATTCAAAGGAGACCCTTGTCACCGAGGCCATTGATGGCATGCTCAGGCACGCTGGCGGAAGATTGGCGCGTCTTGATGGCTATCCTCATATCAAGGTTGTCATCCGCAATGACTGGGATCGCAGCCGGGTGGCACTGGTCTCAGGCGGCGGATCCGGCCATGAACCCAGCCATGCCGGCTTTGTCGGCGAAGGCATGTTGACCGCGGCGGTATGTGGCGAGGTGTTCGCCTCGCCATCGGTCGATGCTGTATTGGCCGGCATCCTGGCGGTGACCGGCCCGGCCGGATGCTTGCTCATCGTCAAGAACTATACAGGCGACCGGCTCAATTTCGGGCTTGCAGCCGAACGCGCGCGGGCCTTTGGGCTAAAGGTGAATATGGTGATTGTCGATGATGATATAGCCCTGCCCGACCTGCCGCAGGCACGTGGCGTCGCCGGCACGCTGTTCGTGCACAAGATTGCCGGGATGCTGGCCGAGCAAGGCGCCGATCTTGACACCATTACCGAAACAGCACGCCGCGTCATCAATGGCACGGCGTCAATTGGCATGTCGCTCGACTCCTGTACCGTGCCGGGCAACAAAAAGGACAACCGCATCCCCGAAGACAAGGCCGAACTCGGCCTGGGCATCCACGGAGAGCCGGGCATAGAACAAGTTGATTTCAGGGACGCAAAGACAGCCATCGCCATGGTTGCCGAACGCCTGGCGGCGAGCATCGGGCCAGGCCCACATGCGGCACTGGTGAACAATCTTGGCAGCACCACGCCGCTTGAAATGTCGGTACTTGTCGAAGAGTTGATGAAATCGCAGATCAGCAAACAAATTCGCTGGGTGATCGGGCCTGCACCGCTGATGACATCGCTTGATATGCGTGGATTTTCCATCTCTCTTCTGCCCGTAAGCAAATCCGATGAGGCAGCGCTGGCGGCGCCGGTGGGTTGCGCCGCCTGGCCGGGCTGCAATGCGGTTGGCGATATCGACCTCCAGCCGCTGCCCGACGGGCTGGCCCCGATCGCGCCCATGCCGTCAAAAAACACTGCCAACAGCGCCTTTATCGAGAAATGCTGCCATCTCTTTATCGCCGCCGAAGATGATCTCAATGCCCTGGACCAGAAATCTGGCGATGGCGACACTGGCAGCACGCTTGCTACCGCGTCACGGGCGCTGCTCGATGCGCTGGAGCGGTTGCCTCAGGCGGATATCACCCAACTTTATCGCGCCATCGGGCAGGAATTGAGTCAGGCGATGGGGGGATCTTCCGGCGTTCTTCTGGCCATTTTCTTTGCGGCTGCAGGGGATGCCTCGGCCAATGGCGAAGATATGCTCGGCTCGTTGAAAGCAGGGCTGGCCAGGATTCAGGAAGTTGGCGGCGCTAAACCAGGTGACCGGACGATGATCGATGCCCTCGCCCCGGCACTGGAATCTTTTTCGCAAGGCCTGGCAGCAGCAGCCAGGGCGGCACGCGAAGGGGCCGACACGACCGCAATGATTGGCCGCGCCCGGGCAGGACGTGCCAGCTATATCAGTGAGGACAAGCTCGTGGGCCATAATGATCCGGGTGCCGAGGCTGTTGCTCGCCTGTTTGAGCATCTGGCAAAAGGCTAG
- a CDS encoding ABC transporter ATP-binding protein, with protein MAEIRIKNLRKEFGDFTAVQSSSFKVEDGEFFMLLGPSGCGKTTTLRMIAGLELPTSGEITIDGEDVSQMPASQRDIAFVFQMFALYPHMNVRKNISYPLTSQGMSRDEVQRKVAEVAATLEIENLLDQPVSGLSGGDRQRVALGRAIVRSPKCFLMDEPLGALDAEFREHMAEELRKLHDRMGATTVYVTHDQLEAMQMGDKIVVMNHGVIEQFGTPQQIYDTPMTMFVAQFIGSPPMNFLDFEAELETGASTVSLHEEAFKVPQLHQTCAGKLVFGVRPEHVRLSDSTRYRGEITATEYLGTTQIVTLNTPNGEVKARIASDQVARVGEQVGLVFEDSKITLFDRPSGHAIRSALNEGVKSHG; from the coding sequence GTGGCTGAAATCCGGATCAAGAATCTGCGCAAGGAATTCGGTGACTTTACCGCTGTTCAATCTTCGTCCTTTAAAGTTGAGGATGGTGAGTTCTTCATGCTGCTCGGCCCGTCGGGATGCGGCAAGACCACCACGCTGCGCATGATCGCCGGCCTTGAGCTGCCAACCTCCGGCGAGATAACCATAGATGGCGAGGATGTCAGCCAGATGCCGGCGAGCCAGCGGGATATAGCCTTTGTTTTCCAGATGTTCGCCCTTTATCCACATATGAATGTGCGCAAGAATATCAGCTATCCCCTGACAAGCCAGGGAATGTCCAGAGACGAAGTTCAGCGCAAGGTGGCGGAAGTCGCGGCAACATTGGAGATCGAAAACCTGCTTGATCAGCCGGTGAGCGGACTTTCCGGTGGCGACCGCCAACGTGTCGCGTTGGGGCGCGCCATTGTCCGCAGCCCGAAGTGTTTTCTGATGGATGAACCGCTTGGTGCGCTTGATGCCGAATTCCGCGAACACATGGCCGAAGAGCTGCGCAAACTGCATGACCGAATGGGCGCGACCACTGTCTATGTCACTCATGATCAGCTTGAGGCGATGCAGATGGGCGACAAGATCGTAGTGATGAATCATGGCGTGATCGAACAGTTCGGCACTCCGCAGCAGATCTATGACACCCCGATGACCATGTTCGTGGCTCAATTCATCGGATCACCACCCATGAACTTCCTTGATTTCGAGGCCGAGCTTGAAACCGGTGCGTCAACTGTTTCGCTCCATGAAGAGGCCTTCAAGGTGCCTCAGCTCCACCAGACCTGCGCCGGCAAACTTGTTTTCGGCGTGCGGCCGGAACATGTTCGTCTTTCGGACAGCACCAGGTATCGCGGGGAGATTACCGCGACAGAATATCTTGGCACAACGCAGATCGTCACGCTCAACACACCAAATGGCGAAGTCAAGGCGCGCATTGCTTCTGATCAGGTGGCGCGCGTCGGTGAGCAGGTCGGGCTTGTGTTCGAGGACAGCAAAATCACGCTGTTTGATCGCCCGTCCGGGCATGCTATCCGCTCGGCGTTGAATGAAGGGGTTAAGTCACATGGCTGA
- a CDS encoding ABC transporter ATP-binding protein, producing MADVVLQGIRKTFATSNAVASLNLDIEDGSFVVLLGPTGAGKTTTLRLIAGLEQPDAGDIRIAGQSVIGRTPAQRDVAMVFQQYSLYPHMSVKDNLAFPLRSPILNTPEDEIQRKVREIAEVLHISHKLDNRATALSGGEMQRVSIGRALVRNPSIYLMDEPLSSLDAKLRADLRLELKRIHAQLGATLLYVTHDQIEAMTMATKIGVLNQGHLVQFGTPREIYEDPVSLYVAGRLGLPRINVLPADLFSGAPEGAATIGLRPEHIRLGAGQPASVMRIEHLGDQTRLHLSLNGHDIVTLADSQTQLATGDLVKIKPRSALYFDADGNRIKRGRKP from the coding sequence ATGGCTGATGTCGTCCTGCAGGGAATCCGGAAAACCTTCGCCACGTCCAATGCCGTCGCATCGCTGAATTTGGACATAGAAGATGGTTCCTTTGTGGTACTGCTCGGCCCAACCGGCGCCGGGAAAACCACGACGCTACGCCTCATTGCCGGACTTGAGCAACCGGATGCCGGCGATATCAGGATCGCAGGCCAGTCGGTTATCGGCCGGACACCGGCGCAACGCGATGTGGCGATGGTATTTCAGCAATACTCGCTCTACCCGCATATGAGCGTAAAGGATAATCTGGCCTTTCCATTACGCTCCCCTATCCTCAACACACCTGAAGACGAAATCCAACGTAAGGTGCGCGAAATTGCCGAGGTGCTGCACATATCCCACAAGCTGGATAATCGCGCGACCGCTCTTTCCGGCGGTGAAATGCAGCGCGTTTCGATCGGCCGTGCCCTGGTTCGCAACCCATCCATCTACCTGATGGACGAACCCCTTAGTTCACTTGATGCCAAACTCCGGGCTGATTTACGGCTGGAGTTGAAACGAATACACGCACAGCTTGGCGCGACGCTGCTTTACGTCACCCATGACCAGATCGAAGCGATGACCATGGCCACCAAAATTGGCGTGCTCAACCAGGGTCATCTGGTGCAGTTCGGCACCCCGCGCGAAATCTATGAGGATCCCGTGAGCCTCTATGTCGCTGGCCGGCTGGGCTTGCCCCGAATCAATGTCCTGCCTGCCGATCTTTTTTCGGGCGCACCTGAAGGTGCTGCAACCATCGGGCTTCGGCCCGAGCATATCCGGTTAGGGGCGGGCCAGCCCGCCTCGGTGATGCGGATTGAACATCTGGGTGACCAGACAAGACTGCATCTTTCGCTCAATGGCCATGACATTGTGACACTGGCCGATAGCCAGACGCAGCTCGCCACTGGCGACCTGGTCAAGATTAAACCACGTAGCGCGCTCTATTTTGACGCCGACGGCAATCGCATAAAAAGAGGAAGAAAGCCATGA